From a single Thioalbus denitrificans genomic region:
- a CDS encoding winged helix-turn-helix domain-containing protein, protein MTSLLSSLITSKTRVRILMRLFLNPDGQAYLRELAEEFAISPSQVKDELDQLSQAGLLVSAKQGRQVNFRANRAHPLFPELHSMVQKALGMDRILESIVQRLGRLERAFLLDDYAVGRDSGIIDLGLVGEIDHANLADLTAKTERYIGRKIRTLVLSGEDFERLQPVLERRPMLNLWESPHKDVMRNVGDD, encoded by the coding sequence ATGACCAGCCTCCTCAGCTCACTCATCACCTCCAAGACCCGGGTCCGCATCCTCATGCGCCTGTTCCTGAACCCGGACGGGCAGGCCTACCTGCGTGAACTCGCGGAGGAGTTCGCAATCTCCCCAAGCCAGGTCAAGGATGAACTGGACCAGCTCAGCCAGGCTGGGCTGCTTGTGAGCGCCAAACAGGGCCGTCAGGTCAACTTTCGGGCCAATCGAGCGCACCCCCTCTTCCCTGAGCTTCACTCCATGGTGCAGAAGGCGCTGGGAATGGATCGCATCCTCGAGAGTATCGTCCAGCGCCTCGGTCGATTGGAGCGTGCCTTCCTGTTGGACGACTACGCTGTGGGCAGGGACTCCGGAATCATCGACCTGGGACTGGTGGGCGAGATCGACCACGCCAACCTGGCCGACCTGACCGCCAAGACCGAGCGTTACATCGGCAGGAAGATCCGCACCCTGGTGCTGAGCGGTGAGGACTTCGAGCGGTTGCAGCCGGTGCTGGAGAGGCGGCCGATGTTGAACTTGTGGGAAAGCCCTCACAAAGACGTCATGAGAAACGTTGGCGATGACTAG
- the vioA gene encoding dTDP-4-amino-4,6-dideoxy-D-glucose aminotransferase VioA translates to MKNPIYVTQPNLPPLEEFIPYLEQIWDNKILTNNGPFHRQLEQALCEYLGVDHLALFTNGTIALVTALQALRISGEVITTPYSFAATAHSLLWNNIKPVFVDIDPDTCNLDPARIEEAITPKTTAILPVHCYGNPCAVEHIQQIADIYGLKVIYDAAHAFGVRYKGKTVLRHGDLSVLSFHATKVFTTFEGGAIICPDAKTKQRIDYLKNFGFADEVTVTASGINGKMSEFNAALGLLQLKYIDDALQRRRQIEARYRQALAEVPGISVLPVPPETKGNASYFPILVGADYPLSRDGLYQRMKDAGINGRRYFYPLISDMPMYRGLSSAKAENLQHSHQLSGHVICLPIYPGLPEEQVDVITGLIAKPK, encoded by the coding sequence ATGAAAAATCCGATCTACGTCACCCAGCCCAATCTGCCCCCGCTGGAGGAGTTCATCCCCTATTTGGAGCAGATCTGGGACAACAAGATTCTCACCAACAATGGCCCGTTCCACCGGCAACTGGAGCAGGCACTCTGTGAATACCTCGGCGTTGACCACCTCGCGCTCTTCACCAACGGCACAATTGCGCTGGTCACCGCCCTGCAGGCGCTGCGCATCAGCGGCGAGGTCATCACCACACCATACTCCTTCGCAGCGACTGCACATTCACTGCTCTGGAACAACATCAAGCCGGTCTTTGTAGACATCGATCCCGACACTTGTAACCTCGACCCGGCACGCATCGAGGAGGCCATCACACCGAAAACCACGGCGATCCTGCCTGTGCACTGCTACGGCAACCCCTGTGCAGTAGAACACATCCAGCAGATTGCCGACATCTATGGGCTCAAAGTTATCTACGACGCGGCCCATGCCTTCGGCGTCCGCTACAAGGGCAAAACCGTACTGCGCCACGGGGATCTCTCGGTGCTCAGCTTCCACGCCACCAAGGTTTTCACCACGTTCGAAGGTGGCGCCATCATCTGCCCCGACGCCAAGACCAAGCAGCGCATCGACTACCTGAAGAACTTCGGCTTTGCCGACGAAGTAACAGTCACTGCCTCTGGCATCAACGGCAAAATGAGCGAGTTCAATGCGGCGCTAGGGCTGTTGCAGCTCAAATACATCGATGACGCGCTGCAGCGTCGCAGGCAGATCGAGGCTCGGTATCGACAGGCCCTTGCTGAGGTTCCAGGGATTTCGGTACTCCCGGTGCCCCCTGAGACCAAGGGCAACGCCTCCTATTTCCCTATCCTTGTCGGAGCTGACTACCCGCTCAGCCGCGATGGGCTCTACCAAAGGATGAAAGATGCGGGAATCAATGGGCGGCGCTACTTCTATCCGTTGATCAGCGACATGCCGATGTACCGCGGGCTTTCAAGCGCAAAGGCGGAAAACCTTCAGCACTCCCACCAGTTATCTGGCCACGTCATCTGCCTGCCGATTTATCCGGGACTGCCAGAGGAGCAGGTGGATGTTATCACGGGGTTGATCGCGAAGCCGAAATGA
- a CDS encoding WbqC family protein — MKLAIMQPYLFPYLGYFQLIRAVDAFVVYDDVNYIKGGWINRNFILGPRGKQLITLQLQGASPNKLINTILIGGRNTKLLRTIKQTYCKAPYFTEVYPVIEKILNHREINLSRFLVYQLLTICDYLNIQPNWYISSSLKKNSVLRGEDKVLAICAELGATHYINLPGGQSLYKKDAFASRQIQLSFIEPRVYAYRQFGDEFISGLSMVDVMMFNDKTQCRALLQEYELV, encoded by the coding sequence ATGAAACTCGCTATCATGCAGCCCTACTTGTTTCCCTATCTGGGCTACTTTCAGCTCATACGGGCGGTGGATGCTTTCGTGGTTTACGATGATGTCAATTACATAAAGGGTGGATGGATAAACAGAAACTTTATTCTTGGTCCGCGTGGCAAGCAGCTTATCACCTTGCAATTGCAGGGTGCGAGCCCAAATAAATTAATTAACACCATACTGATAGGCGGGAGGAATACGAAACTATTGCGGACTATAAAGCAGACCTATTGTAAAGCGCCATACTTCACCGAAGTATACCCAGTTATTGAAAAAATACTCAACCACAGAGAAATAAATCTGTCCCGCTTCCTTGTTTATCAGTTGCTAACCATATGCGACTATCTAAACATTCAACCAAATTGGTATATCTCATCGTCGTTGAAAAAAAATAGTGTGTTACGCGGCGAGGACAAAGTCCTTGCTATTTGTGCAGAGCTAGGCGCGACGCATTACATCAATCTCCCAGGCGGACAATCACTCTACAAAAAGGACGCGTTCGCCAGTCGCCAGATCCAGCTTTCATTTATAGAACCTAGAGTCTACGCGTATCGGCAATTCGGTGACGAATTTATATCCGGTCTATCTATGGTCGATGTGATGATGTTCAATGATAAAACACAATGCAGGGCCTTGCTCCAGGAGTACGAACTTGTCTGA
- a CDS encoding sulfotransferase has translation MKDINSLLWESEKTLLRNHKPAKWPVVLIMGSARSGTTLLLQWLANTGVIAYPTNLLSRFYHAPIIGAKIQLLLTDDRYNFRDELNDLGQKCNYVSENGKTKGVLAPNEFWYFWRRFLTEPCRDVWTNEEMREGMDAKTMAAELYGIIDVFNKPFVTKGMLFNYNIELLDSILDKVLFIHMHRDPVENVASLIDARRRQLGSSDAWYSFKIPEYARLSEMNTIQQVAGQVHYINQAVRRGLNSVDNNRKLVVQYKELCDRPADVFERVMKKIGMASIQYKGPGRFENTREGGVKNRREIEDALRFFDRGLTSGGS, from the coding sequence TTGAAGGATATCAATTCATTGCTCTGGGAGAGCGAAAAGACTCTTCTGCGAAATCACAAGCCAGCAAAATGGCCGGTAGTTTTGATAATGGGATCGGCGCGGAGCGGGACTACTTTGTTACTACAGTGGCTCGCGAACACTGGAGTCATCGCATATCCAACCAATCTTCTATCACGTTTCTACCATGCGCCGATTATTGGCGCAAAGATCCAGCTGCTGCTAACAGATGACCGCTACAACTTCAGGGATGAACTGAATGATTTGGGTCAAAAGTGCAACTATGTTTCGGAAAACGGCAAAACAAAAGGTGTTTTGGCTCCCAACGAATTTTGGTATTTCTGGCGGCGCTTCTTAACGGAACCCTGTCGTGATGTTTGGACAAACGAAGAGATGCGCGAAGGCATGGACGCAAAAACCATGGCTGCGGAACTTTATGGAATTATCGATGTGTTCAATAAGCCTTTTGTCACCAAAGGTATGCTATTTAACTATAATATCGAATTGCTCGATTCTATCTTGGATAAAGTCCTATTTATTCATATGCATCGAGATCCGGTTGAGAATGTCGCTTCTCTTATCGATGCTAGGCGGCGGCAATTGGGAAGCAGCGACGCCTGGTATTCGTTCAAGATTCCGGAATATGCCCGGTTGTCAGAAATGAACACGATCCAACAAGTGGCCGGGCAAGTGCACTACATTAATCAGGCGGTGCGTCGGGGTCTAAATAGCGTCGACAACAACCGAAAACTCGTAGTGCAATACAAGGAGTTATGTGATAGGCCGGCTGATGTATTTGAAAGAGTGATGAAAAAAATTGGGATGGCCAGCATCCAATACAAAGGTCCTGGTCGCTTCGAAAACACACGTGAAGGGGGCGTTAAGAATCGTCGTGAGATTGAAGATGCACTGCGGTTCTTTGATCGTGGACTAACCAGTGGTGGATCCTAA
- a CDS encoding lipopolysaccharide biosynthesis protein: MSLGKKALSGALWNLFQRAGTALIEFLVTLILARYLSPGEFGLLAMMALFIAIANNVMDSGFTEALIRKSDVKSVDLDTVFYSNLVMGMVAYTILFFSAPIIAGFYQEEKLLNLIRVTGLVVLINASRMVHVAILSRKLNFKRQLQATIPAVIISGVVAVTLAQAGVGAWSLVVQMLVTAFVSSGIYWRLSIWRPGFRFRRSTFRELFGFGSRLFGANLNNIVFENIYVLVIARIFSATVAGHYFLADKIKNMLLQLLVGTMQTVMYPAFASIQNETEKLKSGFRQIVKVTTFILFPLLLFVAALAKPLFSFLLPEDWSSAAPYLQLLCFTGLLYPLHAINLNVLKVKGRSELILYLDIIKKLFMIFVLFLSYRFGVIGILIGQFVGSVISYVPNSYYSSRLIGYSIKEQLADIYPSLLLSAAIAGAVFVLVELLPLTSELQLTILGLASVAAYLGLAVMFNMSSMQIAVSIFGIMRIQK, translated from the coding sequence ATGTCGCTTGGTAAAAAAGCGTTATCTGGTGCGCTATGGAACTTATTTCAGCGGGCGGGTACGGCTTTAATAGAATTCCTTGTAACGTTAATTCTTGCGCGGTATCTGAGTCCTGGTGAGTTTGGGTTGCTGGCAATGATGGCGCTGTTCATTGCAATTGCAAACAACGTTATGGACTCAGGTTTCACAGAGGCACTTATACGAAAGTCAGATGTGAAGTCGGTGGATCTAGATACCGTTTTTTACTCAAATCTTGTTATGGGTATGGTTGCGTACACTATATTGTTTTTCAGTGCACCAATTATTGCGGGCTTTTATCAAGAAGAAAAATTATTGAATTTAATTCGCGTTACTGGTTTGGTTGTTTTAATTAATGCATCAAGAATGGTCCATGTTGCCATATTGAGTCGAAAATTAAATTTTAAAAGACAACTGCAAGCAACTATTCCTGCGGTTATTATTTCTGGTGTAGTTGCGGTTACTCTAGCGCAAGCCGGTGTGGGTGCATGGTCGCTTGTTGTGCAGATGCTTGTGACTGCATTTGTTAGCAGTGGCATTTACTGGCGGTTAAGCATATGGCGCCCCGGTTTTAGGTTTAGGCGAAGTACGTTTCGTGAGTTGTTTGGATTCGGCTCAAGATTATTTGGAGCTAATTTAAATAACATTGTTTTTGAAAACATTTACGTACTAGTAATAGCGCGAATATTCAGCGCAACGGTCGCTGGGCATTACTTTTTGGCAGATAAAATTAAGAATATGTTACTACAGTTGCTTGTCGGAACCATGCAGACTGTCATGTATCCAGCCTTTGCAAGCATACAAAACGAAACTGAAAAATTAAAAAGCGGTTTTCGCCAGATCGTGAAAGTGACAACATTCATATTGTTTCCACTTCTGCTATTTGTGGCAGCTTTGGCAAAACCGCTGTTTTCTTTCCTGTTACCAGAAGACTGGTCATCTGCTGCGCCATATTTGCAGTTGCTATGTTTTACGGGCTTGCTTTACCCATTGCATGCGATAAATCTAAATGTTTTAAAAGTAAAAGGTCGTTCAGAGCTTATTCTCTATTTGGATATAATAAAAAAATTATTTATGATATTTGTGCTTTTTTTAAGCTACCGTTTCGGAGTGATAGGAATATTAATAGGGCAGTTTGTAGGTTCAGTAATATCATATGTGCCAAATAGTTACTATTCGTCGCGCTTGATAGGTTACTCAATAAAGGAGCAGTTGGCTGACATCTATCCATCGCTTCTTCTTTCAGCGGCTATTGCAGGCGCGGTATTCGTGCTTGTTGAATTGTTGCCACTAACATCAGAGTTGCAGTTGACTATATTGGGGTTGGCGTCTGTGGCTGCATATCTTGGTCTAGCGGTCATGTTTAATATGTCGTCTATGCAGATTGCTGTATCTATATTTGGCATAATGCGTATTCAAAAATAG
- a CDS encoding glycosyltransferase, whose protein sequence is MANYSCDVSVCITSYNHEDYIRDCVMSVIAQREDVSLEVIIGDDCSNDKTKQILKKLKTTYPDIITVVRHEANLGYGALNLRSILPLTRGRYIAHLDGDDFWLPGKLRQQMQYMEKNDGCVAVCTNSLCLDKNGVALGVFNNQGKIKRISRTYLMQYGNFINHSTLLYKAELRESIIPPDGLFIDYTLLMNLASLGDIGYIDKILSVYRIGTASSVIDNLNEHVRSLYWESINKPSGEVVGDRNKRLASADFLSKVFYRSIKTRSMALMKKWWPIVSAEHREHKARLTLLAISNILITGIRLFLSLVASRIGGTRLRVIYWR, encoded by the coding sequence GTGGCAAACTATTCCTGTGATGTCAGTGTATGTATAACCTCTTATAACCACGAAGATTATATACGCGACTGTGTCATGAGCGTAATTGCTCAACGCGAGGATGTCTCGTTAGAGGTAATCATCGGTGACGATTGCTCAAATGACAAAACAAAACAAATTCTGAAAAAACTGAAAACAACATACCCTGATATAATAACAGTGGTGAGACATGAGGCGAACCTCGGGTATGGTGCATTGAATCTTAGATCCATTCTTCCTCTGACCAGAGGTCGCTATATTGCTCACTTGGATGGAGACGATTTTTGGCTTCCAGGAAAACTTCGTCAACAAATGCAATACATGGAGAAAAATGATGGATGTGTAGCGGTGTGTACAAATTCATTATGTCTGGACAAAAATGGTGTGGCATTGGGTGTATTCAACAATCAGGGAAAAATAAAAAGAATAAGCAGAACATATCTTATGCAATATGGTAATTTCATCAATCATAGTACCCTGCTCTACAAAGCGGAATTGCGTGAGTCAATAATACCGCCAGATGGATTGTTCATAGATTATACGCTACTTATGAACTTGGCTTCGCTTGGGGATATTGGATACATAGACAAGATTCTGTCAGTGTACAGGATAGGTACCGCATCGTCTGTTATTGATAATTTGAACGAGCATGTGCGTTCATTGTACTGGGAGTCAATAAATAAACCGTCTGGTGAAGTGGTTGGTGATAGAAATAAGCGGTTGGCATCCGCGGACTTTCTCAGCAAAGTCTTCTATCGATCCATTAAAACGCGCTCAATGGCATTGATGAAAAAATGGTGGCCTATAGTCTCTGCTGAGCATCGAGAACATAAAGCAAGGCTCACATTGTTGGCCATATCAAATATCCTGATTACTGGAATTCGTCTGTTTTTGTCATTGGTGGCATCCCGTATCGGTGGGACTCGCCTTCGAGTTATCTATTGGCGATAA